In Zingiber officinale cultivar Zhangliang chromosome 8B, Zo_v1.1, whole genome shotgun sequence, a single genomic region encodes these proteins:
- the LOC122013658 gene encoding pterocarpan synthase 1-like: MASPPLPKLFLLFASMAMAALAQHSSIHLHFYLHDILSGPNATAVLVASAPKPAASTGPPSLFNFGDVVVIDDPLTEGPNLSESKLVGRAQGLYVLASQGPTDPALLLTTSLVFTEGRHSGSTLMILSRDAVLAPVRELPVVGGSGAFRCARGYALVKTYALNATDGNAILEWDVYVRY, from the coding sequence ATGGCTTCTCCGCCATTGCCCAAGCTCTTCCTGCTCTTCGCCTCCATGGCCATGGCAGCATTGGCTCAGCACAGTAGCATCCACCTCCACTTCTATCTCCACGACATCCTCAGCGGCCCCAACGCCACCGCAGTCCTGGTCGCGTCGGCCCCCAAGCCGGCCGCCAGTACGGGACCGCCCTCGCTCTTCAATTTCGGCGACGTGGTGGTGATCGACGACCCGCTGACGGAGGGGCCGAACCTGTCGGAGTCGAAGCTGGTGGGGCGCGCGCAGGGCCTCTACGTCCTGGCCTCGCAGGGCCCCACCGATCCGGCGCTGCTGCTGACGACGAGTCTCGTGTTCACGGAGGGGCGGCACAGCGGCAGCACGCTGATGATCCTGTCGCGGGACGCCGTTCTGGCGCCAGTGAGGGAGCTGCCAGTTGTTGGAGGCAGCGGGGCCTTCCGGTGCGCCCGGGGATACGCCCTCGTGAAGACCTACGCCTTAAATGCCACCGACGGCAACGCCATCTTGGAGTGGGACGTGTATGTCCGCTACTAA
- the LOC122014412 gene encoding serine carboxypeptidase-like 42, with translation MTACHLCFGPALLAHCKQAVHWPLVTDRGRSFYRKSSLPHILLRSIYSLWPPVFYAPQNLKAKVGVFLSGVRLMERLWAVEAVVVVVLVAVVAMVEGFPSEDLVERLPGQPRVGFRQFAGYVEVDVQAGRSLFYYFAEADGVADKKPLTLWLNGGPGCSSIGGGAFTELGPFFPKGNGRGLRRNKDSWNKVSNLLFVESPAGVGWSYSNTTSDYTCGDESSANDMYEFLLRWYDKFPELRSRDLFLTGESYAGHYIPQLANVLLNHNQHSTGFKFKIKGVAIGNPLLKLDRDAPATYEFFWSHGMISDEIGLTIMNQCDFEDYTFGTPHNVSKVCNDAIEKANAIVGDYINEYDVILDVCYPAIMEQELRLRKYVTKMSVGVDVCMSLERRFYFNLPEVQLALHANRTKLPYSWNMCSGLLNYSDADGNINILPLLKRIVKHEIPVWIFSGDQDSVVPLLGSRTLVRELAHDLKFDITVPYSAWLHNGQVGGWVTEYGNLLTFATVRGASHMVPFAQPARALRVFSSFVHGQRLPNMTYPPIN, from the exons ATGACTGCCTGCCACCTCTGCTTCGGCCCTGCTCTGCTTGCCCACTGCAAGCAAGCTGTTCACTGGCCACTGGTCACTGATCGCGGCAGAAGCTTTTATCGCAAGTCTTCCCTTCCTCACATACTACTCCGCAGCATTTACTCCCTCTGGCCCCCCGTATTCTACGCGCCTCAAAACCTCAAAGCCAAAGTCGGGGTCTTTCTCTCGGGAGTTCGCCTCATGGAGCGGCTGTGGGCAGTGGAGGCGGTTGTGGTGGTCGTACTGGTGGCCGTGGTGGCGATGGTGGAAGGGTTTCCGAGCGAGGACCTGGTGGAGAGGTTGCCCGGCCAGCCGAGGGTGGGGTTCAGGCAGTTCGCGGGGTACGTGGAGGTGGACGTGCAGGCAGGGAGGAGCCTGTTCTACTACTTCGCCGAGGCCGACGGCGTCGCCGACAAGAAGCCTCTCACTCTTTGGCTCAACGGAG GTCCAGGTTGTTCATCGATTGGAGGTGGTGCTTTTACTGAGTTAGGTCCATTCTTTCCAAAGGGCAATGGCCGAGGTCTCCGTAGGAACAAAGATTCCTGGAACAAAG TATCAAATCTTCTTTTTGTCGAATCTCCTGCTGGAGTTGGATGGTCCTACTCAAATACAACTTCTGACTATACTTGTGGGGATGAATCAAGTG CCAATGACATGTATGAATTTCTGTTACGATGGTACGACAAGTTTCCGGAGTTAAGATCAAGGGATTTGTTTCTCACTGGAGAAAGCTATGCAG GGCACTACATACCACAACTGGCAAATGTTCTTCTCAATCATAATCAACATTCTACAGGGTTCAAATTCAAGATTAAAGGAGTTGCT ATTGGCAATCCACTTCTGAAGCTTGATAGGGATGCTCCAGCGACCTATGAGTTCTTTTGGTCGCACGGTATGATTTCTGATGAGATAGGCCTGACAATCATGAATCAATGCGATTTTGAAGACTATACCTTTGGTACTCCCCACAATGTTAGCAAAGTTTGCAATGATGCCATTGAGAAGGCAAATGCTATTGTCGGAGATTACATCAATGAATATGATGTGATTCTAGATGTTTGTTATCCAGCAATCATGGAGCAGGAATTGAGATTACGAAAATAT GTTACAAAGATGAGTGTCGGGGTAGATGTGTGTATGTCATTGGAAAGGAGGTTCTATTTCAATCTCCCGGAAGTTCAGCTGGCTCTTCATGCCAACAGGACAAAATTGCCATATTCTTGGAATATGTGCAGCGG CCTCCTCAACTACAGTGACGCGGATGGAAACATCAACATCTTGCCATTGCTGAAGAGAATAGTAAAGCATGAAATACCAGTCTGGATCTTCAG TGGTGACCAAGATTCAGTTGTTCCTCTTCTCGGGTCTAGAACACTAGTTCGGGAATTGGCACATGACCTAAAATTTGACATTACTGTCCCTTACAGTGCCTGGTTACACAATGGTCAG GTTGGTGGCTGGGTGACTGAGTATGGTAACCTGTTAACTTTTGCGACTGTAAGAGGTGCATCTCACATGGTTCCATTTGCGCAACCAGCTAGAGCTCTTCGCGTATTCAGTTCGTTCGTTCATGGCCAAAGGTTGCCAAACATGACATATCCTCCTATTAATTAA